The following coding sequences are from one Humulus lupulus chromosome X, drHumLupu1.1, whole genome shotgun sequence window:
- the LOC133804934 gene encoding lysophospholipid acyltransferase LPEAT1 isoform X1: protein MESELKDMSSAAQPPEPKTAESIHDDGSFAKDDRPLLKPEPSSAAVSGDSLEEMEKKFAAYVRTDVYGPMGRGQLPLQEKVLLGLAMVTLVPIRLVAGMTVLVVYYLICRICTLFWAPNRDEDREEEEDYAHMGGWRRAVIVSCGRILSRAMLFVFGFYWINETYRIISTDPKSNTENENEDQPEELERPGAIISNHVSYVDILYHMSSSFPSFVAKRSVARLPLVGLISKCLGCVFVQRESRSSDFKGVAAVVTERVCQSHQDESAPLMMLFPEGTTTNGDFLLPFKTGAFLAKAPVLPVILRYPYQRFSPAWDSISGVRHVILLLCQFVNYLEVTRLPIYYPNEQEKNDPKLFADNVRRFMAKEGNLVMSDIGLAEKRIYHAALNGNNSLPTVLHQKDD, encoded by the exons atggagtcCGAGCTTAAAGACATGAGTTCAGCCGCACAGCCGCCGGAACCCAAAACGGCCGAGTCGATCCACGACGATGGTTCCTTCGCCAAGGACGACCGTCCTCTTCTTAAGCCGGAACCCTCCTCCGCCGCAGTCTCCGGTGACAGCCTCGAAGAGATGGAGAAGAAATTTGCGGCCTACGTACGCACTGATGTGTACGGACCCATGGGACGCGGCCAGCTGCCGTTGCAAGAGAAGGTTCTGCTCGGGTTAGCTATGGTGACTCTGGTTCCGATTCGATTGGTGGCTGGGATGACCGTGTTGGTGGTATATTACTTGATTTGTAGGATTTGTACTCTGTTTTGGGCTCCGAATCGGGATGAGGACCGTGAAGAGGAAGAGGATTACGCTCACATGGGTGGGTGGAGGAGGGCCGTCATCGTTAGCTGTGGACGAATCCTCTCTAGGGCTATGCTTTTCGTGTTTGGGTTTTATTGGATCAATGAGACTTATCGGATTATCAGTACTGATCCCAAGTCAAACACTGAG AATGAGAACGAAGATCAGCCTGAAGAGCTTGAAAGGCCTGGGGCTATTATATCTAACCATGTCTCGTATGTGGATATCTTGTATCACATGTCTTCTTCATTTCCAAGCTTTGTTGCCAAG AGATCAGTGGCTAGGCTTCCTCTGGTTGGGCTTATCAG CAAATGCCTCGGTTGTGTCTTTGTCCAGCGGGAGTCAAGGTCCTCTGATTTCAAGGGTGTTGCAG CTGTTGTTACTGAAAGAGTCTGCCAATCTCATCAGGATGAGTCTGCGCCCCTTATGATGCTTTTTCCAG AAGGCACAACAACAAATGGAGACTTCCTTCTCCCATTCAAGACAGGTGCTTTTCTGGCAAAAGCTCCAGTTCTTCCAGTGATCTTGAGATATCCTTACCAAAGATTTAGTCCTGCATGGGACTCGATATCTGGG GTCCGCCATGTGATTTTGCTTCTCTGTCAATTCGTTAATTACCTGGAGGTGACTCGATTACCCATCTACTACCCAAATGAGCAGGAAAAGAATGATCCAAAACTTTTTGCTGATAACGTCAGAAGGTTTATGGCCAAAGAG GGTAATTTGGTAATGTCAGATATTGGACTGGCTGAAAAGAGAATATATCATGCTGCTCTCAATGGTAATAATAGCCTGCCTACTGTTTTGCATCAGAAAGACGATTGA
- the LOC133804934 gene encoding lysophospholipid acyltransferase LPEAT1 isoform X3: MESELKDMSSAAQPPEPKTAESIHDDGSFAKDDRPLLKPEPSSAAVSGDSLEEMEKKFAAYVRTDVYGPMGRGQLPLQEKVLLGLAMVTLVPIRLVAGMTVLVVYYLICRICTLFWAPNRDEDREEEEDYAHMGGWRRAVIVSCGRILSRAMLFVFGFYWINETYRIISTDPKSNTENENEDQPEELERPGAIISNHVSYVDILYHMSSSFPSFVAKRSVARLPLVGLISKCLGCVFVQRESRSSDFKGVAAVVTERVCQSHQDESAPLMMLFPEGTTTNGDFLLPFKTGAFLAKAPVLPVILRYPYQRFSPAWDSISGVRHVILLLCQFVNYLEVTRLPIYYPNEQEKNDPKLFADNVRRFMAKEGNLVMSDIGLAEKRIYHAALNGMLSQC; the protein is encoded by the exons atggagtcCGAGCTTAAAGACATGAGTTCAGCCGCACAGCCGCCGGAACCCAAAACGGCCGAGTCGATCCACGACGATGGTTCCTTCGCCAAGGACGACCGTCCTCTTCTTAAGCCGGAACCCTCCTCCGCCGCAGTCTCCGGTGACAGCCTCGAAGAGATGGAGAAGAAATTTGCGGCCTACGTACGCACTGATGTGTACGGACCCATGGGACGCGGCCAGCTGCCGTTGCAAGAGAAGGTTCTGCTCGGGTTAGCTATGGTGACTCTGGTTCCGATTCGATTGGTGGCTGGGATGACCGTGTTGGTGGTATATTACTTGATTTGTAGGATTTGTACTCTGTTTTGGGCTCCGAATCGGGATGAGGACCGTGAAGAGGAAGAGGATTACGCTCACATGGGTGGGTGGAGGAGGGCCGTCATCGTTAGCTGTGGACGAATCCTCTCTAGGGCTATGCTTTTCGTGTTTGGGTTTTATTGGATCAATGAGACTTATCGGATTATCAGTACTGATCCCAAGTCAAACACTGAG AATGAGAACGAAGATCAGCCTGAAGAGCTTGAAAGGCCTGGGGCTATTATATCTAACCATGTCTCGTATGTGGATATCTTGTATCACATGTCTTCTTCATTTCCAAGCTTTGTTGCCAAG AGATCAGTGGCTAGGCTTCCTCTGGTTGGGCTTATCAG CAAATGCCTCGGTTGTGTCTTTGTCCAGCGGGAGTCAAGGTCCTCTGATTTCAAGGGTGTTGCAG CTGTTGTTACTGAAAGAGTCTGCCAATCTCATCAGGATGAGTCTGCGCCCCTTATGATGCTTTTTCCAG AAGGCACAACAACAAATGGAGACTTCCTTCTCCCATTCAAGACAGGTGCTTTTCTGGCAAAAGCTCCAGTTCTTCCAGTGATCTTGAGATATCCTTACCAAAGATTTAGTCCTGCATGGGACTCGATATCTGGG GTCCGCCATGTGATTTTGCTTCTCTGTCAATTCGTTAATTACCTGGAGGTGACTCGATTACCCATCTACTACCCAAATGAGCAGGAAAAGAATGATCCAAAACTTTTTGCTGATAACGTCAGAAGGTTTATGGCCAAAGAG GGTAATTTGGTAATGTCAGATATTGGACTGGCTGAAAAGAGAATATATCATGCTGCTCTCAATG GTATGTTATCCCAATGCTAA
- the LOC133804934 gene encoding lysophospholipid acyltransferase LPEAT1 isoform X2 translates to MESELKDMSSAAQPPEPKTAESIHDDGSFAKDDRPLLKPEPSSAAVSGDSLEEMEKKFAAYVRTDVYGPMGRGQLPLQEKVLLGLAMVTLVPIRLVAGMTVLVVYYLICRICTLFWAPNRDEDREEEEDYAHMGGWRRAVIVSCGRILSRAMLFVFGFYWINETYRIISTDPKSNTENENEDQPEELERPGAIISNHVSYVDILYHMSSSFPSFVAKRSVARLPLVGLISKCLGCVFVQRESRSSDFKGVAAVVTERVCQSHQDESAPLMMLFPEGTTTNGDFLLPFKTGAFLAKAPVLPVILRYPYQRFSPAWDSISGVRHVILLLCQFVNYLEVTRLPIYYPNEQEKNDPKLFADNVRRFMAKEGNLVMSDIGLAEKRIYHAALNGKSCSGQ, encoded by the exons atggagtcCGAGCTTAAAGACATGAGTTCAGCCGCACAGCCGCCGGAACCCAAAACGGCCGAGTCGATCCACGACGATGGTTCCTTCGCCAAGGACGACCGTCCTCTTCTTAAGCCGGAACCCTCCTCCGCCGCAGTCTCCGGTGACAGCCTCGAAGAGATGGAGAAGAAATTTGCGGCCTACGTACGCACTGATGTGTACGGACCCATGGGACGCGGCCAGCTGCCGTTGCAAGAGAAGGTTCTGCTCGGGTTAGCTATGGTGACTCTGGTTCCGATTCGATTGGTGGCTGGGATGACCGTGTTGGTGGTATATTACTTGATTTGTAGGATTTGTACTCTGTTTTGGGCTCCGAATCGGGATGAGGACCGTGAAGAGGAAGAGGATTACGCTCACATGGGTGGGTGGAGGAGGGCCGTCATCGTTAGCTGTGGACGAATCCTCTCTAGGGCTATGCTTTTCGTGTTTGGGTTTTATTGGATCAATGAGACTTATCGGATTATCAGTACTGATCCCAAGTCAAACACTGAG AATGAGAACGAAGATCAGCCTGAAGAGCTTGAAAGGCCTGGGGCTATTATATCTAACCATGTCTCGTATGTGGATATCTTGTATCACATGTCTTCTTCATTTCCAAGCTTTGTTGCCAAG AGATCAGTGGCTAGGCTTCCTCTGGTTGGGCTTATCAG CAAATGCCTCGGTTGTGTCTTTGTCCAGCGGGAGTCAAGGTCCTCTGATTTCAAGGGTGTTGCAG CTGTTGTTACTGAAAGAGTCTGCCAATCTCATCAGGATGAGTCTGCGCCCCTTATGATGCTTTTTCCAG AAGGCACAACAACAAATGGAGACTTCCTTCTCCCATTCAAGACAGGTGCTTTTCTGGCAAAAGCTCCAGTTCTTCCAGTGATCTTGAGATATCCTTACCAAAGATTTAGTCCTGCATGGGACTCGATATCTGGG GTCCGCCATGTGATTTTGCTTCTCTGTCAATTCGTTAATTACCTGGAGGTGACTCGATTACCCATCTACTACCCAAATGAGCAGGAAAAGAATGATCCAAAACTTTTTGCTGATAACGTCAGAAGGTTTATGGCCAAAGAG GGTAATTTGGTAATGTCAGATATTGGACTGGCTGAAAAGAGAATATATCATGCTGCTCTCAATG GAAAATCTTGTTCAGGACAGTAA
- the LOC133804936 gene encoding deSI-like protein At4g17486 yields the protein MKFGLKKGWKSIGPLRLRGKTATRFCLFSKTKSANYGPGRSPVYLNVYDLTPMNGYVYWAGLGIFHSGVEVHGVEYAFGAHDYPTSGVFEVEPRQCPGFKFRKSIFIGTTCLDPIQVREFMERQSTRYNGDTYHLIVKNCNHFCKDICYKLTGKSIPKWVNRLAKIGSICNCILPEALKISAVQHDPNCGPFDSEKRSLRSSAFSCLSSISMRQKQLSTSSLFLQSPLRGCLPPWELRRSNNGSLKER from the exons ATGAAATTTGGATTAAAGAAAGGGTGGAAATCCATCGGTCCACTTCGGTTGAGGGGGAAAACAGCCACTCGGTTCTGTCTGTTTTCAAAAACAAAGTCAGCCAATTATGGTCCAGGAAGATCACCAGTCTATCTGAATGTGTATGACTTGACTCCAATGAATGGTTATGTCTATTGGGCAGGTCTTGGTATTTTTCACTCCGGTGTCGAAG TTCATGGTGTAGAATATGCATTTGGAGCTCACGACTACCCAACTAGCGGTGTTTTTGAGGTTGAACCTCGACAATGCCCAGGATTCAAGTTCCGGAAGTCGATATTCATTGGGACTACTTGCTTGGATCCTATTCAGGTTAGGGAGTTCATGGAGCGCCAGTCTACAAGATATAATGGTGATACATATCACCTGATTGTCAAAAACTGTAACCATTTCTGCAAAGACATTTGTTACAAGCTGACCGGGAAATCGATTCCGAAATGGGTAAATCGGCTGGCGAAGATAG GTTCAATATGCAACTGCATACTCCCTGAGGCTCTTAAGATTTCGGCGGTGCAACACGACCCCAATTGCGGACCATTCGACAGTGAGAAAAGGAGCCTGAGAAGTAGTGCCTTCAGTTGTTTGTCATCGATATCAATGCGGCAGAAGCAATTATCAACTTCCTCACTGTTTCTGCAGTCGCCCTTAAGAGGTTGTTTACCCCCATGGGAATTGAGAAGATCAAACAATGGTTCCTTGAAGGAAAGGTGA